The following nucleotide sequence is from Methanofastidiosum sp..
TGATTCTGGATTGTTTTGATTTATCATGGCGTCAAGATTTTTTTGAGATATTTCTCCTGCGTTTAATTCAATTATAATATGGACATCACTATCAGTTTCAAATGTTTTAAAGTGAAGTTCACCTGAATTCATAACCTCAATAGTTTTTAATAATATACAGATAATAATATAGTTTAATTGATGAAAGTTGAAACTAACCAAAGGTAGCTTACTAAAATCTTCTCGAATTGTATATTTATTTTTTAACTGTTCTGCTAATAGGAGTATACTAGTATTAACTACTTCATTTACATCTATTAGATTTATATCATCTTCAAAGTAAACTAATTTTCTGAACGCTTTGACTATTAATTCTATTCTTTTTGCACTTCTCATGTTTAAGTCTAATAGATTTTGGAGAAGATCGAATTTTGGATCTTCTGTGTTCTTTTTGTGGCATTGATCTTTTAGGGTATTAATTTCTTCCTTCAACAAAGCCGTTATGATATTTTGATTTTTTAGAGTGCCATTTTTGTTTAGAATAGAAAGTTTTTCTATGTGATTAACTAAATTAATATTAATGTTGTTTTCACTTGTTTCTTTTCTTAATTTAATCATTTCTTCTTGTAGTACTTCAGTACTAGCCATAGCTGAAGCCAAAGAATTATTAATTTCATGAATTATTCCTGGAACTAAATCTAAAATAATTAGAGATTCTCTAGATAAATCATCTTTAGAAATAGTCATATCGAGGTACTCTTTATCTAAGAATGATAACATAATTACTGGTCCATTCATTTTTTGACTTCATTTTGATATAAATAGCTAAAACAAAAAAATTGAAAAGTTGTAATACTTAAATAAGTATCAGTATTCATATATATAAACTTTTCGGTTTATTATTGACTTTTAATAGTTATAAATTATTTTATAGTATTGAAAAATATATTGAACAATTTTAGGTTATTTGAAGAATCTATATTTTAGTTATATTTACTAATATATGGCCGTAAAATAGCTATTAAACCACAAAATTTATAAAGGATATTTAGATTATACATCCTATGGCTTCCAAGCAACATGATGATTTACAATTAATAAATGAAGTCAAGACACTCATCGATGATGTTATAGACAAGGTGCCACAAAAAAGAGATATGCAAATGTCAAACTTAGGCTCGCTAATTGTTTTCAGTTTGGGATGCATTATAGGATTTGAGATGTTTGTTTTCAATCTTTTCATGACGTCTATAGTAATGCTTAGCTTTATGCTTCTGGGATTCTTTTTTATCCTTGGATTTCTAATGGGAATCTTTATTGAAAAAGTTGAGGCTTTAAATAAATCTTCTAATCCTTTGTATGCAAATTATTAGCCCAATAGGAAACTTTTTATTAACATATATAATTCTATTTTTATGATTATAATAAAAGCAGGCGGCTCAGCAATCACTAAAAAAAGTGAAGACTTTACCCCAAATATGGAAGTAATTTCTACTCTTGCTCAAGAAATTAAAGAGGCTGGAAGAGTATCGATATTGATTCACGGAGCTGGCTCTTATGGGCACCCTATTGCAAAGAAATATTCTTTGGGAAAAGGTTATTTTGATGATTATCAACTTAAAGGTTTTTCTGAAACACGAGCTAGTATAAGTGAACTTGACAGCATTGTACTAAAATCTCTGATGCAAAATGGATTAACACCTGTAAAGATAGGTACTTTTTCTAACTTTATTACATCTAACGGCAGGATTGTTGAATTCCATAAAGAACCTTTGCTAAGGGCGATAGAACTTGGGCTACTGCCTGTATTTACTGGAGATCTTGTCTTTGATAGAACTAGAGTATTCTCAATATTATCAGGAGATCAGATAGTATCTTACCTATCAAAACTACTTAAGCCTTCAAGAGTTATATTCGGAACAGATGTAGATGGAATATATACGGGGGACCCGAAGAAAGAAAATGTTAAATTAATTGATACCATAACAGAAGACAATATCAAAGAAGTTTTTAAATTTGCTAAAGATACTGGAGATGCTTCCGGCGGTATGGAAGGTAAATTTTCAGAGATACTTCCAATATTTGACATGGGCATAGAAATAGATGTTATTAATTTAACTAAAAAAGGTAATTTGATAGAAGCGCTTAGAGGAAATGTAAACGGAACTGTAATTAAAAAGAAGAATCTTTCAAAATAAAAGTTTTATTTTAAATAATATCTATTTCTTTATCTCAAAAATAAAATAATTCTCTCTAAGTTTATATATTAAAAGATAATAGCAGTTTTTTATGACTTCCCTTGAAAAAATAGTTCATCTTGCAACTCAAAGCGAGTATGATTGTATCGGGGATGAGGGAAAAATATTTGAGAATATTGATTTGTCAAAAATAGATGCCTTGGGCCAAGGAACTAAACACGATATTTGTACCTCTTCGTCAACTAGGAGAGTTGTTGACCAAAATGAAGTTTTGGGTGATGTAACAAGGTCAGGAATTTGTCATTCTTTTACTGCAAATGGTCGTTGTGTTTCTATGTTCAAAACACTATTCACAAACTACTGCACCCATGACTGCAAATACTGCCAAAATTCAACAGATTACAAAGGCCCTAAAAGCATTTACTCGTATACTCCAGAAGAGTTAGCAAGGATAACAATCTCACTATACAAGGGAAATTACATAGAAGGGCTTTTTTTAAGTTCTGGTGTTAGTTCAGATGAGGATCTTATTACGGAAAAAATGATAGAGACTCTAAAAATTTTAAATGACAAATATAGTTTTGCCGGTTACGTCCACTTTAAGGTCTTGCCTGGGGTGTCCTATGAATATATCAAGCAAGCATCCGAGATGGCCGATAGATTAAGCGTAAATATTGAAACTCCCTCTAAGAATTATCTTTCAGAATTAAGTAGTACCAAAAATTATGTGAATGATATCTTAAAGAGGCAGCATTACATCAAAAAATTGGAATTAAAAAAAGAATTGCCCGCCGGCCAGACAACTCAACTAGTTGTAGGCGCTTGTGGGGAAAGTGATTTTGATATATTCAAAAGGACCCTTAAAGAATATAAAGAAATGATGTTAAAAAGAGTATATTATTCAGTTTTTAATCCCATCACCGCAACATCTTTAGAAGGATTATCTGCACAGCCAACATGGCGGGAACACAGATTGTATCAGATGGATTGGTTATATAGAGTGTACAAATTTTCTGAAAATGAAATTAAAATAGCCTTTGATGAAGAGGGATTTCTAAATAATAAAGATCCAAAACTTTTCATTGCATTGAATACTCTCGATTCCTCCATTGATCCAAATGATGCATCATATGATGAACTCTTGAGAGTTCCAGGGATAGGGCCAAAAAGCGCTTATAGAATTGTGAATTACAGGAAAAAGAACAAAATTTACAAAAGAGAGCAGCTTCTAAACTTAGGAGTACGAGTAAAAAATGCCACGCCTTTTTTGAAAATAAATGGCGGAGAATATTCTAGATTGGACCGGTGGGTTGGATGTCAGACTCAATAAGTGTATCAGAATATCTTTTAATGAATAAGAATGTTCCAACAATTCTTTTAGAAATATCAACAAAAATATCTTGGCATGACTTGAACACTTCAGCAGATTCTGAAATAGTAAAGATTAGAAGAAAAGTTGGGGAAGTTAGATCAGAGATACATCGAATGAGGGGATTTGTTAGATTCAATTCAATTAATGATAAGATACTTTTTGGTTATATGAAGCCTGAACATAAAATAGGAAGGTTAGTTACAGATATTTTTGCTAGAAGATTTCAAAAGAATTTGATTATCCTAGGCAATGATCATAGAGTTTGGGCATCTTATTATTCGGATAATTTCTACAAAAGATATGAAGATTCAAGGAGTCTAGATGAAATAATAGAGAAAGTAAAGTTATTAATAGGGTCAGACGAGGAAGTTGACATAGAAAAAATATGGCAAGTCTACTACGAATCCCAATATATAAAAGAAAGAGAAAATCACAAACTCTTCTATAAAAACATGCCAAAAAAACATCTTAAATCGACGGGGAACAACATAGAACTAAGGTTAAACACTAAGACTTTGGACGAGTATATATCTTCTGATTAATAGAAAATAAATAAAATTAAGATTTTAGAATCTTAAAAATGTCTTTTGTGACTTGACCGATATTCTTACTACCGTCTACATTTTTTATTTTTTCTTTGTAATAAGATATCAAAGGCGCAGTTTGCTTTCTGTAAACATCAAGTCTATTTCTTATCACTTCTTCTTTATCATCATCTCTTTGATGAAGCTTTCCTCCACACGTGTCACATGACATCTCTTTCTTAGGTTTCTTGAAAAGTAAATTATAGACTTCTCCACAGTTTGGACATGATAATCTCTTTGAGATTCTATTGATTATATCTTCATCTTTGACATCAATATTTACAATATAGTCCAAGGACATATCCATTTGATCTAACAAATCATCTAAAGCTTCAGCCTGAGCTATGGTTCTTGGAAATCCATCAAGCAAAAATCCTTTTGTACAGTCATCTTCTAAAAATCTTTCTTTCATCATGCTAATAATGATTTCATCCGGAACAAGGCATCCGGAATCCATATATTCTTTTGCATTTCTACCTACATCTGTTCCTCTTTTGACATTATCTCTAAGTATATCTCCAGTAGATATATGAGGTATATCAAAATCCTTAGAAATAATGTCGGCCTGGGTTCCTTTTCCGCAACCTGGCGGACCTAAAAGAATTATTCTCATAAAAACACCAATTTAAAGACTCTGGTAAATGCTTTTAAATTTATTCATTAGATAGAGGATGTGCTTTATCATAAACTTTCTTTCTTCTTTCATCTGTTACATGGGTATAAATCTGAGTAGTAGACAAATTGGAATGCCCAAGAAGTTCCTTTATCACTACTATATCCGCATCGCCCTCTAGCATGTGAGTTGCAAATGAATGCCTCAATACATGCGGCGTAACTTTTTTTTCAATTCCCGCCTCTTTAGAGTATTTCTTTATCAACCATTGAATTGTCCTTGCAGATATTCTTTCATTATGATTGCTCAAAAAAAGAGCTTCGTTTGTATCGTTTCTCTCTAATATATAACGATCTAACATTTCTCTAGTTTTAGAATCTACAAATACGATCCTATCTTTAGATCCTTTACCAGATACAACATGGATTGATTCAGTTTTTATATCATTTTTATTAAGTTTAACTAACTCTGACACCCTTAAACCAGTAGAATACAACAATCGGATTAAGCATTTATCACGTAATTTACCAGGCTCCTCGAGAAGAATTTTAATTTCCTCTTTAGTTAAAAATTTGGGCAAAGGTTTGGACAGTTTTGGCAGCATTACTTTGTCTGCAATGTCAATATTTTGGTATCTAAAATAAGAACGCAATGCGTTGAGATGCCTATGAATTGTTCTATTAGTCGCATTTTTTTCATTTTTTAGATGGATCATATAACGTTTAATGTCCAATTCAGAAACTGATTCGGGATTTTTATTCGTGAAATCGAAAAAATTGGACAAAGTGTAACCATAATTTCTAATTGTATTTTTAGATTGACCTCGAAGCTCTAGCTCCATCAGATAGTCTTCAAACATAAATACAGTAAGCATTTAGATATATATAAATTTTGCGCATAATTTATTAAAGATTTATATACTCGTTATCATACCTCATCTTATGCTAATCCCCTATCTCGCCCTAGGTGGCAGAATTATTCTATTAGGGTGGGAAAGAATTCTAGTAAAAAAACTTGGAGAAAAATCAGATAGTATTAGTGGTACTTTTCTATTTTTTGGTTTGGGAACAATATTTTTACTTCCTGCACTTTTTTTTGTAGATATTGTACTTAATACTTCAATCTTATTTTATGTTACTTTGAGTAGTTTTGTTTATTCGATTGCATTTTGGCTATATGTTAAATCATTATCAGAGGGCGAAGCCTCTTTAGTAAGCCCACTATACAATTTCAATGTATTCTTCCTATTGATATTGGCAGTGACTTTTCTAGGCGAGAAATTATCTCTTTTCAAAGTACTTGGATTATTATTCTTATTTTATGGCGTTTCATTTCTAAACAGAAAAAGAAATATTATAGAATCATTTAAAGCAATTCTTCTAGACAAATCATGCCAATACATGATAATTGCATCACTTTTAATTGCGGTTGGTAGAACAATTGATGGTAATGCGATAAAAATTACACCCCCGATACTCTATGCGTTTTACCTCAATTTAGGCATATCTCTTTTCTTGCTTGTACATATTATAGCTAAAAGAAATTTATCAACTACAATTAAATTATTTAAAGAAAAAACTAAAATTGCAACTTTAAGTGGAGGATTAAATGCATATTCATACTTATTCTTATTAATTGCTTTTACAGGCATTGAAGTTAGTATTGCTGAGCCCGCTTCAATGACTGCTATGATTATCACAGTT
It contains:
- a CDS encoding putative DNA modification/repair radical SAM protein, which produces MTSLEKIVHLATQSEYDCIGDEGKIFENIDLSKIDALGQGTKHDICTSSSTRRVVDQNEVLGDVTRSGICHSFTANGRCVSMFKTLFTNYCTHDCKYCQNSTDYKGPKSIYSYTPEELARITISLYKGNYIEGLFLSSGVSSDEDLITEKMIETLKILNDKYSFAGYVHFKVLPGVSYEYIKQASEMADRLSVNIETPSKNYLSELSSTKNYVNDILKRQHYIKKLELKKELPAGQTTQLVVGACGESDFDIFKRTLKEYKEMMLKRVYYSVFNPITATSLEGLSAQPTWREHRLYQMDWLYRVYKFSENEIKIAFDEEGFLNNKDPKLFIALNTLDSSIDPNDASYDELLRVPGIGPKSAYRIVNYRKKNKIYKREQLLNLGVRVKNATPFLKINGGEYSRLDRWVGCQTQ
- a CDS encoding tyrosine-type recombinase/integrase codes for the protein MFEDYLMELELRGQSKNTIRNYGYTLSNFFDFTNKNPESVSELDIKRYMIHLKNEKNATNRTIHRHLNALRSYFRYQNIDIADKVMLPKLSKPLPKFLTKEEIKILLEEPGKLRDKCLIRLLYSTGLRVSELVKLNKNDIKTESIHVVSGKGSKDRIVFVDSKTREMLDRYILERNDTNEALFLSNHNERISARTIQWLIKKYSKEAGIEKKVTPHVLRHSFATHMLEGDADIVVIKELLGHSNLSTTQIYTHVTDERRKKVYDKAHPLSNE
- a CDS encoding response regulator → MNGPVIMLSFLDKEYLDMTISKDDLSRESLIILDLVPGIIHEINNSLASAMASTEVLQEEMIKLRKETSENNININLVNHIEKLSILNKNGTLKNQNIITALLKEEINTLKDQCHKKNTEDPKFDLLQNLLDLNMRSAKRIELIVKAFRKLVYFEDDINLIDVNEVVNTSILLLAEQLKNKYTIREDFSKLPLVSFNFHQLNYIIICILLKTIEVMNSGELHFKTFETDSDVHIIIELNAGEISQKNLDAMINQNNPESKIDIGSINKLLQYKSGTLDIKKLNEKFSLDLKNNMSAGLVFDIKLDKTTTINSNLDKNIVSKVNIDEYKLNEKEFQEFNLDSALETNKEKGNSKNILIVDDNPETLVSLFLALKNLDLINKVIIAKNAEAALEQFQELDFNLVISDYKLPGMNGINFLSCIKDKYPDTTRVLITAFLNNSLKEEAETKASVKLLLEKPWARDSLNKLIQEIVETN
- a CDS encoding DMT family transporter, which produces MLIPYLALGGRIILLGWERILVKKLGEKSDSISGTFLFFGLGTIFLLPALFFVDIVLNTSILFYVTLSSFVYSIAFWLYVKSLSEGEASLVSPLYNFNVFFLLILAVTFLGEKLSLFKVLGLLFLFYGVSFLNRKRNIIESFKAILLDKSCQYMIIASLLIAVGRTIDGNAIKITPPILYAFYLNLGISLFLLVHIIAKRNLSTTIKLFKEKTKIATLSGGLNAYSYLFLLIAFTGIEVSIAEPASMTAMIITVILAGKILKENIKERLLGVAIMLIGLWLLFI
- a CDS encoding isopentenyl phosphate kinase, with product MIIIKAGGSAITKKSEDFTPNMEVISTLAQEIKEAGRVSILIHGAGSYGHPIAKKYSLGKGYFDDYQLKGFSETRASISELDSIVLKSLMQNGLTPVKIGTFSNFITSNGRIVEFHKEPLLRAIELGLLPVFTGDLVFDRTRVFSILSGDQIVSYLSKLLKPSRVIFGTDVDGIYTGDPKKENVKLIDTITEDNIKEVFKFAKDTGDASGGMEGKFSEILPIFDMGIEIDVINLTKKGNLIEALRGNVNGTVIKKKNLSK
- a CDS encoding adenylate kinase yields the protein MRIILLGPPGCGKGTQADIISKDFDIPHISTGDILRDNVKRGTDVGRNAKEYMDSGCLVPDEIIISMMKERFLEDDCTKGFLLDGFPRTIAQAEALDDLLDQMDMSLDYIVNIDVKDEDIINRISKRLSCPNCGEVYNLLFKKPKKEMSCDTCGGKLHQRDDDKEEVIRNRLDVYRKQTAPLISYYKEKIKNVDGSKNIGQVTKDIFKILKS
- a CDS encoding DUF4130 domain-containing protein, with product MSDSISVSEYLLMNKNVPTILLEISTKISWHDLNTSADSEIVKIRRKVGEVRSEIHRMRGFVRFNSINDKILFGYMKPEHKIGRLVTDIFARRFQKNLIILGNDHRVWASYYSDNFYKRYEDSRSLDEIIEKVKLLIGSDEEVDIEKIWQVYYESQYIKERENHKLFYKNMPKKHLKSTGNNIELRLNTKTLDEYISSD